The following are encoded together in the Actinoplanes sp. N902-109 genome:
- a CDS encoding class I SAM-dependent methyltransferase yields the protein MSTASKLLSLLEELLQAPVPVRLRAWDGSEAGPSEAPVLIVRNRRALRRLMWHPDELGLARAYVSGDLDVEGDLYDALRRLASLIWGAEPRSRALPKAGVVAELVRLGVAGPQPKPPAEEIAMQGTRHSKRRDRQAISHHYDVGNDFYRIVLGESMVYSCAYWTGAGDEYDLADAQRDKLDLICRKLELKPGMRLLDVGCGWGSLALHAAQEYGVDVVGITLSTEQAEFARKQIADAGLTAHVEIRVQDYRDVEDGPFDAISSVGMAEHVGTEPYADYAAILFRLLKAGGRLLNHQIAALHPIELPAGARKQRTFIDAYVFPDGELAPIGSTVSLLESAGFEVRDLQALREHYARTLRAWVANLEAGWSTAVRLTSPGRARVWRLYMAASAIAFEQGSIGVNQVLCVKAHRDGISDMAATREKWLA from the coding sequence ATGTCCACCGCGTCCAAGCTGCTCAGCCTGCTCGAAGAACTGTTGCAGGCGCCGGTGCCCGTACGGCTGCGAGCCTGGGACGGCTCCGAGGCCGGCCCGTCCGAGGCGCCCGTGCTGATCGTCCGTAACCGGCGGGCCCTGCGCCGGCTGATGTGGCACCCGGACGAACTCGGCCTCGCCCGCGCGTACGTCTCCGGTGATCTCGACGTCGAGGGTGACCTCTACGACGCGCTGCGCCGGTTGGCGTCCTTGATCTGGGGCGCCGAGCCCCGGTCGCGGGCGTTGCCCAAGGCGGGGGTCGTGGCGGAGCTGGTGCGGCTGGGCGTCGCCGGCCCGCAGCCCAAGCCGCCTGCCGAGGAGATCGCGATGCAGGGCACCCGGCACAGCAAGCGCCGGGACCGGCAGGCAATCAGCCATCACTACGACGTAGGCAACGACTTCTACCGGATCGTGCTGGGCGAGAGCATGGTCTACTCCTGCGCCTACTGGACCGGCGCAGGTGACGAATACGACCTTGCCGACGCTCAGCGGGACAAGCTCGACCTGATCTGCCGCAAGCTGGAGCTCAAGCCGGGGATGCGGTTGCTCGACGTGGGCTGCGGGTGGGGCAGTCTCGCGCTGCACGCGGCCCAGGAGTACGGCGTCGATGTGGTCGGCATCACGCTCTCCACCGAGCAGGCCGAGTTCGCGCGCAAGCAGATCGCCGACGCCGGGCTCACCGCGCACGTCGAGATCCGGGTGCAGGACTACCGGGACGTCGAGGACGGGCCGTTCGACGCCATCTCCAGCGTCGGGATGGCTGAGCACGTCGGGACCGAGCCGTACGCCGACTACGCGGCCATCCTGTTCCGCCTGCTCAAGGCGGGTGGCCGGCTTCTCAACCACCAGATCGCCGCGCTGCACCCGATCGAGCTGCCGGCCGGTGCCCGTAAGCAGCGCACGTTCATCGACGCCTACGTCTTCCCCGACGGCGAGCTGGCACCGATCGGCAGCACGGTGTCACTGCTGGAGAGCGCCGGTTTCGAGGTACGCGATCTGCAGGCGCTGCGCGAGCACTACGCCCGCACCCTGCGCGCCTGGGTCGCCAACCTGGAAGCCGGCTGGTCCACCGCGGTGCGGTTGACCAGCCCGGGGCGCGCCCGGGTGTGGCGCCTCTACATGGCGGCCTCGGCGATTGCGTTCGAGCAGGGCAGCATCGGCGTCAACCAGGTGCTTTGCGTGAAA